Proteins encoded together in one Pontiella desulfatans window:
- a CDS encoding MerR family transcriptional regulator, whose translation MKPATLELMETILATDDTLSPNDTRDIITYLKTRAVHPGTIDQAAEILGVCPGTVRRYAKAGLLTPIRITARNVQYDLNEVERLANTGRT comes from the coding sequence ATGAAACCAGCCACACTCGAACTGATGGAAACCATACTTGCGACAGACGATACCCTATCGCCGAATGACACCCGGGACATCATCACTTACTTGAAAACCCGGGCGGTCCACCCGGGAACCATTGATCAGGCCGCTGAAATATTGGGAGTCTGCCCCGGCACCGTCCGCCGCTACGCCAAAGCAGGACTCCTCACTCCAATCCGTATCACTGCCCGTAATGTGCAATATGACTTAAATGAAGTTGAACGACTTGCAAATACCGGTCGGACATAG
- a CDS encoding HesA/MoeB/ThiF family protein, translating to MNTKETSIVMSRQLREAIRDRLNHEAPNEICFVIAGHLSKGDGHCRFLATHVFFAEPDDYEIQHPTACRLKPEFLQKVLLYCAENQLHVIYTHTHPFSGGHPRESSTDLEAAEYMPAAISAACPGMLVMTMVISLDFEGIEAHLFRPSLNSRVPVEKLIVTEPGKLELHYPTSSPLRDPDLELNDLYLSRLSLAFGQEAVLNNRNVRIGAIGCGSLGEPVIAQLANLGFKLTICDMDEFQIENANRSLYGNQVTATRSITKTELCRRAVLQTNPDADIRVVHGDLRELEIQHQLLDCDLLVVTTDNETSRFVANCMALVHGMVLFDAGTGIIVEDGQLTAVQGQIVKVVPGSNLCHECADFFDAGVAYQGLLSEEDYELARSRGYVSGATMAAPSVMPLNMAMAGITAWEILRYATGATPNNEWDILSVDLLNGGMQPHYYQRRRDGTRTDCPLCSREGMLLGGNREPLLTRKKGFSHSRTMKLLKESNGSTYSKKSEPAS from the coding sequence ATGAATACCAAAGAAACCAGCATTGTAATGTCCCGCCAGTTGAGGGAGGCCATACGTGACCGCCTGAATCATGAAGCACCCAACGAGATTTGCTTTGTAATCGCAGGACACTTATCGAAAGGTGATGGACACTGCCGTTTTCTAGCAACGCACGTGTTCTTCGCCGAACCGGATGACTATGAAATCCAGCACCCGACTGCCTGCCGACTGAAACCTGAGTTCCTTCAAAAAGTCCTCTTGTATTGTGCGGAAAACCAGTTGCATGTGATCTATACCCATACGCACCCGTTTTCCGGAGGACATCCACGTGAAAGCTCGACCGACCTAGAGGCTGCGGAATACATGCCTGCCGCCATCTCGGCGGCCTGTCCGGGCATGCTGGTAATGACGATGGTGATCAGTCTTGACTTTGAAGGGATTGAGGCACACCTGTTTCGTCCATCGCTCAACTCCCGCGTTCCGGTCGAAAAACTCATTGTGACCGAACCCGGTAAACTTGAACTCCATTACCCCACCTCCTCGCCCCTGCGCGATCCGGATCTAGAACTCAATGATCTCTACCTTTCACGTCTTTCTCTGGCGTTCGGACAGGAGGCTGTACTGAACAACCGGAATGTCCGCATTGGGGCGATCGGGTGCGGCAGTCTTGGGGAACCGGTAATCGCCCAACTGGCCAACCTCGGCTTCAAGCTCACCATTTGCGACATGGACGAGTTCCAGATCGAAAACGCCAACCGCTCCCTTTATGGGAACCAGGTGACAGCGACCCGCTCGATTACTAAGACGGAACTGTGCCGACGCGCGGTTCTTCAGACCAATCCCGATGCCGACATCCGGGTTGTACATGGCGACCTGCGTGAACTGGAGATTCAGCATCAGCTTCTCGACTGCGACCTGCTGGTGGTGACCACGGACAATGAAACATCGCGGTTTGTGGCAAACTGCATGGCACTGGTGCATGGCATGGTGCTGTTTGATGCAGGCACCGGCATCATTGTTGAGGATGGACAACTAACCGCTGTTCAGGGGCAGATTGTCAAAGTGGTACCCGGCAGCAACCTATGCCATGAATGCGCCGACTTCTTCGATGCGGGAGTTGCCTACCAGGGTCTGCTCAGCGAAGAAGACTATGAACTGGCACGCAGCCGCGGCTATGTTTCCGGTGCAACGATGGCGGCTCCGTCGGTCATGCCGCTAAATATGGCCATGGCCGGAATCACGGCCTGGGAAATCCTGCGCTATGCCACCGGGGCAACGCCGAACAATGAGTGGGATATCCTGTCGGTTGACCTGCTCAACGGCGGCATGCAGCCGCACTATTATCAACGTCGGCGTGACGGCACCCGTACGGACTGCCCGTTGTGCAGCCGCGAGGGCATGCTGCTCGGCGGGAACCGGGAACCCTTGTTAACCCGCAAAAAAGGATTCTCACACTCCAGGACCATGAAACTGCTTAAGGAAAGCAATGGCAGCACCTATTCCAAGAAATCCGAACCCGCCTCATAA
- a CDS encoding IS4 family transposase has translation MKKQHKHKPARHRYTTLKQLCNLIPGHMVSSLAQKHGVDIQSRTYTPWSHVVSLLYAHFSHALGLNDVCDALQMNAAALSTIRGAVPPSRNNLSHANKIRNADMAEELYWCMMKHLMDTVPGFAKGKVRRGYLRRFSKTIHALDSTTIQLVANCMDWAKHRRRKAAAKCHLRLDLQSFLPRCAIIDTAKHHDSTMTQSLCAELKPGEIAVFDKAYNKFKHLFELTVRGVWWVGRAKDNMQYKVVRTLETTGHKRILRDEVIEMVVEASKKAYPCELRRVVALVEINGKDVEIAFITNHLEWSAWTVAELYRCRWDIEVFFKEIKQTLQLSDFLGYSANAVRWQIWMGLLVHLLMRCLAFMHGWEHSFKRQFTVVRAVLWRRWNLPALLDSYGTAKPPGRIRGAPEQAYLPGFV, from the coding sequence ATGAAAAAACAACATAAACACAAGCCAGCCAGACATAGGTATACAACCTTGAAACAATTGTGCAATCTGATTCCCGGACACATGGTGTCGAGCCTTGCGCAGAAGCATGGCGTGGACATTCAAAGCCGGACGTACACGCCGTGGAGCCATGTGGTTTCTTTGCTGTACGCCCACTTCTCCCATGCACTCGGACTCAACGATGTGTGCGACGCGCTCCAGATGAACGCGGCGGCGCTCTCTACCATCCGCGGCGCGGTTCCTCCGTCGCGTAACAACCTGAGCCACGCGAACAAGATCCGCAACGCGGACATGGCCGAAGAGCTCTACTGGTGCATGATGAAGCATCTGATGGATACAGTCCCGGGCTTCGCGAAGGGCAAGGTTCGGCGCGGATACCTCCGGCGCTTCAGCAAGACGATCCATGCGCTGGACTCGACCACGATCCAGCTCGTCGCCAACTGCATGGACTGGGCGAAGCATCGCCGCCGCAAGGCTGCGGCCAAGTGCCACCTGCGCCTCGACCTGCAAAGCTTCCTGCCCCGGTGCGCCATCATCGACACGGCGAAGCACCATGACAGCACGATGACCCAAAGCCTGTGCGCCGAGCTCAAACCCGGTGAAATCGCCGTGTTCGACAAGGCCTACAACAAGTTCAAGCATCTTTTCGAGCTGACGGTGCGCGGTGTCTGGTGGGTTGGCCGGGCGAAGGACAACATGCAGTACAAGGTGGTGCGCACCCTCGAAACCACCGGGCACAAGCGCATCCTGCGCGACGAGGTCATCGAGATGGTGGTCGAAGCATCGAAGAAAGCCTATCCGTGCGAGTTGCGCCGGGTCGTGGCGCTGGTCGAGATTAACGGCAAGGATGTCGAAATCGCCTTCATCACCAATCACCTGGAGTGGAGCGCGTGGACGGTCGCCGAACTCTACCGTTGCCGCTGGGACATCGAGGTGTTCTTCAAGGAGATCAAGCAGACGCTCCAACTCTCCGACTTCCTGGGCTACAGCGCCAACGCCGTGCGCTGGCAGATCTGGATGGGGCTGCTGGTCCACCTGCTGATGCGCTGCCTCGCGTTCATGCACGGATGGGAGCACAGCTTCAAGCGGCAGTTCACTGTTGTGCGCGCGGTGCTTTGGCGCCGGTGGAACCTGCCCGCCTTGCTGGATTCCTATGGGACAGCCAAACCGCCCGGCCGCATACGGGGTGCGCCGGAACAGGCGTATCTGCCGGGGTTTGTCTAA
- a CDS encoding pentapeptide repeat-containing protein, protein MMEKYALVVGIDLYKEEDAIQKLDYAYEDATRMHDFLLLSGYKSTPLYGPHADCNTVVRKLESISKKLQEGDTFLFYFSGHGFQAESAQYVLPYDAQTWAISKKGGNAVSMEFIEEATRVDGVERILIVDACRKPLERGKDLQGTTGGISSRAIRGALQYAPPTSPVSIFCSCSPGQRSYEFKKLGGGVFTEALLHVFDQCMAEKSEISLPGIASHVQDKVSELLANHSSQQLVQQPFVVGGKTVILSGSPSVIANSRLTEVQQKAKGEADELLKSLLVDHSLWLDAQITDSEGQLTWGRLERVFSIYAEAGLGELDLAGTNMQSADFSEVKFPKGISLARALLNSSAFTSSSLIEVDFTGCDMSDCNFCDAKVRCCDFSDTMLEDADFSDAELIDCKFDDSLANDTDFRDTKLKGSSFVNTSLVTSNFSDSSAINTDFTEADLTASTLIQADFSGATLTGVHLYGTARSDWVIDRVKCRYVYWDKYGRERFPPENDYQENEFIDQHRDYTEFSYTFTDGLTPMDLLLATHIVDEINKNADGFEIKIDNASVRGLNPTINFIMVSGADKKAEALEKFKNEYEHTITLLEQALANKEALLAEQGQRAGLAENQLAVMNALVQRMPESPSGGMNIRQQLSFYLFEPLLTLVGMGQQKPAQKTGDSVGEG, encoded by the coding sequence ATGATGGAAAAATACGCATTGGTGGTGGGGATTGATTTATACAAGGAAGAGGATGCGATCCAAAAATTGGACTATGCTTATGAAGATGCAACCCGAATGCATGATTTCCTTTTGCTGTCGGGGTATAAATCAACGCCATTATACGGGCCGCACGCCGACTGCAACACGGTTGTCCGCAAACTTGAGTCAATCTCTAAGAAGCTGCAGGAAGGTGATACGTTTCTATTCTACTTTTCCGGTCATGGTTTTCAGGCGGAAAGCGCGCAATACGTCCTCCCATACGATGCGCAAACGTGGGCCATCAGTAAAAAAGGCGGAAATGCCGTTTCTATGGAGTTCATCGAAGAAGCAACCCGTGTGGATGGAGTAGAACGAATTCTCATTGTTGATGCGTGCAGGAAACCATTGGAGAGAGGAAAGGATCTACAGGGAACAACGGGTGGAATAAGTTCAAGGGCGATACGCGGGGCTCTTCAGTATGCGCCGCCCACTTCCCCAGTCAGCATATTCTGCAGTTGCAGCCCCGGCCAGAGGTCCTACGAATTCAAGAAGCTGGGTGGTGGTGTCTTCACCGAGGCCTTGCTTCATGTCTTCGACCAATGCATGGCAGAAAAGTCGGAAATTTCCCTGCCGGGGATTGCTAGTCATGTACAGGACAAGGTGTCGGAATTGCTCGCAAACCATTCATCCCAGCAACTTGTTCAGCAACCTTTTGTTGTCGGAGGGAAAACCGTGATACTATCAGGCAGCCCGTCTGTTATCGCAAATTCGAGACTGACCGAGGTTCAGCAAAAGGCGAAAGGCGAAGCGGATGAACTGCTGAAAAGCCTGCTGGTAGATCATTCCCTGTGGCTGGACGCGCAAATTACCGATAGTGAAGGGCAGTTGACTTGGGGTCGGTTGGAAAGAGTTTTTTCAATTTATGCAGAAGCGGGGCTGGGGGAACTGGACCTGGCTGGCACCAACATGCAGTCCGCCGACTTTTCGGAAGTCAAATTCCCGAAGGGTATCAGCTTGGCCCGGGCACTACTCAACTCGTCTGCATTCACGTCGTCATCTCTGATTGAAGTGGATTTTACCGGTTGTGACATGAGTGACTGTAATTTTTGCGACGCGAAGGTTCGGTGTTGCGATTTCTCGGATACCATGCTGGAGGATGCGGATTTTTCGGATGCGGAACTGATCGATTGCAAATTTGATGACTCCTTGGCGAATGATACGGATTTCCGGGATACCAAACTCAAGGGTTCCTCATTTGTAAACACGTCGCTGGTGACGTCCAATTTTTCGGACAGTTCTGCAATCAATACCGATTTTACAGAGGCTGACCTTACAGCATCGACTCTAATACAGGCTGATTTTTCAGGTGCTACGCTCACAGGTGTGCATTTGTACGGAACTGCTCGATCTGATTGGGTGATTGATCGTGTAAAGTGCCGCTACGTGTACTGGGACAAATATGGAAGGGAGCGATTCCCTCCAGAAAACGACTATCAGGAAAACGAGTTTATTGACCAACACCGCGATTATACCGAGTTTTCCTATACCTTCACGGATGGACTAACGCCGATGGATCTTTTGCTGGCCACCCATATCGTGGATGAAATCAATAAGAATGCTGATGGCTTTGAAATTAAAATCGACAACGCGTCCGTCCGAGGACTGAATCCGACTATCAACTTCATCATGGTGTCCGGGGCCGACAAAAAGGCGGAGGCCTTGGAAAAATTTAAAAACGAATACGAGCATACAATCACCCTGTTGGAACAGGCTCTTGCAAATAAGGAAGCATTGTTGGCAGAACAGGGTCAGCGTGCTGGGCTCGCCGAGAATCAGTTAGCCGTGATGAATGCTTTGGTGCAAAGAATGCCGGAGAGCCCAAGTGGTGGGATGAACATTAGGCAACAACTCTCATTCTACCTTTTTGAGCCATTGCTGACACTTGTTGGAATGGGGCAGCAAAAGCCCGCTCAGAAAACCGGTGATTCAGTTGGAGAAGGCTAA
- a CDS encoding tyrosine-type recombinase/integrase translates to MGLAIRKDSKWWYGRYYVDGKEFVKRLNVEVSGERPSKLSLEGDKAFERSRIKAEEALNVLLADVHSNKTEEQRAQAVYEARAGSKLRKYKLSDLSKIWLEKPRKRAPSEEHRKQCISKLEKFSGFIELHYPKVSRVDQVRYDHVKAFLDHLEEDGVTAETWNKYLSVIRSVLRRVGVPAAADIITKDADTVFREPYSIEELNAILDKAKSDSLIFSLVVTAACTAMRRKDCCYLLWESIDFEERFITVKTSKTGVTVDIPMADLLADLVEGQKGNGSTYVFPDAKELYESDPTAITRRFKQVLRLAGFGKAPVEYKADAYTLDELKEKSEELYAGNKLKHVLDVVEAYCSGLSMRKSAERAGVTISTASLYLNDLESATGKAIIRGKARTVDDGAGQRRGEIRRSRKNGKLAASIRDFHSFRTTWVTLALMNGMPIETVRKVTGHQTADIVTKHYFRPHRAELKKAMQKSLPGLLTSSSSILAPNEQALEELRAIGRKMDKSEILRRVDEAISLLERK, encoded by the coding sequence ATGGGATTAGCAATACGGAAGGATTCAAAATGGTGGTATGGCAGATACTACGTCGATGGAAAAGAGTTTGTTAAACGACTCAATGTTGAGGTGAGCGGGGAGCGACCTTCCAAGTTGTCATTGGAAGGAGATAAAGCCTTCGAGCGGTCCCGGATAAAAGCTGAAGAAGCTCTTAACGTGTTACTTGCAGATGTACATTCTAACAAAACAGAGGAACAGCGGGCTCAGGCTGTATATGAGGCGCGGGCTGGTTCGAAGTTGCGGAAATACAAGTTAAGCGACCTCTCCAAAATATGGTTGGAAAAACCCCGAAAGCGTGCCCCCTCCGAAGAGCATAGAAAGCAGTGTATTTCAAAGCTGGAAAAATTTTCCGGCTTCATTGAACTGCACTATCCAAAGGTAAGCCGAGTTGATCAGGTGCGTTATGATCATGTGAAGGCATTTCTTGACCATCTGGAAGAGGATGGAGTGACTGCGGAGACATGGAACAAATATCTTTCCGTCATCAGGTCTGTGCTAAGGAGAGTTGGTGTTCCTGCTGCCGCCGATATCATTACCAAAGATGCGGACACAGTATTCCGCGAACCGTATTCAATTGAAGAACTCAATGCGATTCTGGATAAAGCCAAATCTGATTCTCTAATTTTTTCGCTGGTTGTGACGGCGGCCTGTACGGCTATGCGTAGGAAAGATTGCTGTTATCTTCTATGGGAGTCGATTGATTTTGAAGAACGGTTTATTACCGTTAAAACCAGCAAGACTGGGGTCACTGTTGATATTCCAATGGCAGACCTATTAGCCGATCTGGTAGAGGGGCAGAAAGGTAATGGAAGTACCTACGTTTTTCCCGATGCAAAAGAGCTATATGAATCAGATCCAACAGCCATTACGCGCCGGTTCAAGCAGGTTTTAAGATTGGCTGGATTTGGAAAAGCGCCGGTTGAATATAAGGCTGATGCATACACATTGGATGAACTCAAAGAAAAATCCGAGGAGCTTTATGCGGGAAATAAACTAAAGCATGTTCTGGATGTGGTTGAGGCTTATTGTTCCGGGCTTTCCATGCGAAAGAGTGCTGAGCGTGCAGGGGTAACAATATCAACCGCATCTCTGTACTTGAATGATTTAGAGTCTGCAACAGGCAAGGCCATCATTCGCGGTAAGGCAAGAACGGTCGATGATGGAGCAGGTCAAAGACGCGGTGAAATCAGAAGGAGTAGGAAAAATGGGAAGCTGGCAGCATCAATAAGAGACTTTCATTCCTTTCGAACGACCTGGGTAACTTTAGCCTTAATGAATGGAATGCCTATTGAAACAGTGAGGAAGGTTACAGGGCATCAAACTGCCGACATCGTGACCAAACATTATTTTAGACCCCATCGAGCAGAACTTAAAAAGGCGATGCAAAAATCGTTGCCCGGACTACTGACTAGCTCCTCCTCAATTCTGGCTCCTAATGAACAGGCTTTGGAAGAATTGAGGGCTATAGGCAGAAAGATGGATAAATCTGAAATTCTTAGGCGCGTCGATGAGGCCATCTCTTTATTAGAGAGAAAGTGA
- a CDS encoding tetratricopeptide repeat protein, which yields MNKRKPPFNPLDPSFFEEGRYKTVEKSLRWLASDLDASLKITQEALEAVREKRLYQIGSIFAQMRICLSDSARGEPLLFHVSNELHYPLTVYVPESHTLEMNLDGPAPGYANFIHFPHFSLIQNDGYPNTIGFQELLQTEMLHAPGTHPCRSNHDKPWTLGEVVYRVACQFGGAHVDKRINGGLLHLIKNPLVQNFYLQVSDAAVHLGQEMLSNCNDAIILSDCEGKVHVSNYDTWYGRGHCLSKKGEQVKAIEAFDQAIELNPTYSAYFARAVAYANLPNPDKAIEDFNRAAKLNADDPTLWNYVGITYAQKGSSPKAIESYHRAIKLRPNYAEAWYDLGVILQRDGMVDKAIDAYQKATQSDPDLLNAWNNWGNIYSEAMMPDHALPLYQEVVNRNPEHETVWYNSARTLSYSGHNKQIVLEHLGNAVRITPDDKECAKEDPAFKRLWKDCDFIELTKGIHCHPIDIEKKGWHVPLKSSTRRV from the coding sequence ATGAACAAACGGAAACCACCGTTCAATCCGCTTGATCCAAGCTTCTTCGAAGAAGGACGCTACAAAACTGTAGAGAAGTCATTGCGATGGTTGGCATCAGACCTTGATGCTTCGCTGAAAATAACACAGGAAGCATTAGAGGCTGTACGCGAAAAAAGGCTCTATCAAATTGGCTCTATATTTGCACAGATGCGTATATGCTTGTCAGATTCGGCAAGAGGGGAACCTTTATTGTTCCATGTAAGCAATGAGCTACACTATCCACTAACAGTTTATGTTCCCGAAAGCCACACTCTGGAAATGAATCTGGATGGCCCCGCTCCGGGATATGCAAATTTCATACATTTTCCACATTTTAGCCTCATCCAAAATGATGGATATCCAAACACGATAGGATTTCAGGAGTTACTTCAAACCGAGATGCTTCATGCTCCGGGCACGCACCCTTGCAGGAGCAATCATGATAAACCATGGACACTTGGAGAAGTTGTGTATCGCGTGGCCTGCCAATTTGGGGGTGCGCATGTTGATAAACGGATCAATGGCGGACTACTCCACTTAATAAAGAATCCTTTGGTTCAGAACTTCTATCTCCAGGTATCTGATGCAGCGGTACATCTTGGCCAGGAAATGCTCAGCAACTGCAATGATGCGATTATTCTCTCTGACTGCGAGGGAAAAGTGCATGTCAGCAATTATGACACTTGGTATGGGCGTGGCCATTGTCTGAGTAAAAAAGGAGAGCAGGTAAAAGCGATTGAAGCCTTTGACCAAGCCATCGAATTAAACCCTACCTATTCTGCATATTTTGCAAGAGCCGTCGCTTATGCAAATCTTCCTAATCCAGACAAGGCAATTGAGGATTTCAACCGAGCTGCTAAGCTCAATGCGGATGATCCAACATTATGGAATTACGTTGGTATAACGTACGCACAAAAGGGGAGTTCCCCCAAAGCAATAGAGTCGTATCACCGGGCAATCAAACTCAGGCCAAACTATGCCGAGGCTTGGTATGATCTCGGCGTAATTCTCCAACGGGACGGGATGGTAGATAAGGCGATCGATGCCTATCAAAAAGCGACACAGTCTGACCCTGACCTGCTCAATGCCTGGAACAACTGGGGAAACATTTACAGTGAGGCTATGATGCCTGACCATGCGCTTCCTCTGTATCAAGAGGTTGTAAACCGGAATCCTGAGCATGAGACGGTCTGGTACAACAGTGCCCGTACTTTATCCTATAGCGGGCATAACAAACAAATCGTGTTGGAGCACCTTGGAAACGCTGTTCGGATAACTCCCGATGACAAAGAATGTGCAAAAGAAGACCCAGCGTTTAAACGCCTCTGGAAAGACTGCGACTTTATCGAATTAACTAAAGGAATACATTGTCATCCCATAGATATTGAAAAAAAAGGCTGGCATGTGCCGTTGAAATCCTCCACTCGGAGGGTATGA
- a CDS encoding helix-turn-helix domain-containing protein, producing MTPTRIPQPIAEAAIAMLRPYAPDLTIEKLEAALFQKTPPNLPDKLLTRKEAAKLLNVSIPTIDRMLRDGELPHRHIRRAVRITLSAVNLLTENKG from the coding sequence ATGACCCCGACACGCATCCCCCAACCCATCGCGGAAGCCGCCATCGCCATGCTGCGGCCCTACGCCCCCGACCTGACCATCGAAAAGCTGGAAGCCGCACTGTTTCAAAAAACGCCACCTAATCTCCCCGACAAACTCCTGACCCGCAAAGAAGCGGCCAAACTCCTTAATGTATCTATCCCAACTATAGACCGCATGCTACGAGACGGAGAACTGCCTCACCGCCACATCCGCAGAGCAGTTCGCATTACTTTGTCCGCTGTAAATTTGCTCACAGAAAACAAGGGTTGA
- a CDS encoding helicase HerA domain-containing protein, with the protein MDWIVEDPKDRTILNELREVVEDEIKEQRKDPDPFRKTAPRDEVILDGELRLGTMPHHNYPYGIDIRTLVTHLLLLGRTGGGKTTVIKNLLMQILRMPDAPKLMILERKQEFTELLNVSPDLHILDVETLAFNPLCPPKGIAQNKWIGIFTECMVNHLDIREASSSFLMEHATRLIKQCEKDGKFPTLGDLKTFIAQQPYKELSKNGQQKETVLNRLNDLFGHFPAMFSTQSQTDIEKLVNNHCLILLHDITHSTVQNFVMTLLMAQAFLYRKLTCGLQGELTNLIIFDEASGLFRRKAEEQDHVPFIADLVQTARGYGIGLVAASQYSTDLAHSLLANAGTRMMVGGFGRKEDTDTFLNLRGCSKEQHLYVNRNPAPGKAFIADNRWPHNVECNMTLPDLPDPPNAAELQARMQAAADLFNIKPEKTTADHQQDPSRNTETARPKKKPEEDAQTESVEVRLLKHIYDDPFVTVDRRSEQLRIPSGTLQTEIKRLKRKGLVEIYPVHSNSSGRPRDLFEILDDGLDLIGKPPHPPMRGRGGYLHRFYQLQVSRHYKKLGYRVEIEGMADNKNIDVIAEKPGEECIAIEIELQGKSNPGHIRENIATALAAKRITRILCLATIKKEVQRVEQTVTKHGLTGKPISVDRLSNHMEVD; encoded by the coding sequence ATGGACTGGATCGTGGAAGACCCCAAAGACCGGACCATCCTCAATGAACTGAGGGAGGTCGTGGAGGATGAAATAAAGGAGCAGCGCAAAGATCCTGATCCGTTCCGCAAGACCGCGCCGCGCGATGAAGTGATTCTTGACGGCGAACTTCGGCTGGGCACCATGCCCCACCACAATTATCCCTATGGCATCGATATCAGGACTTTGGTTACACACCTGCTGCTGTTGGGGCGGACGGGCGGCGGAAAGACCACCGTCATCAAAAACCTGCTGATGCAGATACTCCGTATGCCGGATGCGCCGAAACTGATGATCCTTGAGCGCAAGCAGGAGTTTACCGAACTGCTGAATGTCTCGCCCGACCTGCATATATTGGATGTCGAGACCCTGGCCTTCAATCCGCTGTGCCCACCCAAAGGGATTGCCCAGAACAAATGGATCGGCATCTTTACGGAATGCATGGTCAACCACCTGGATATCCGCGAGGCGAGTTCATCCTTTCTGATGGAGCATGCGACCCGCCTGATCAAGCAGTGCGAAAAGGACGGGAAGTTCCCTACCCTGGGTGACCTGAAAACTTTCATCGCCCAGCAGCCGTACAAGGAGCTGTCAAAGAACGGACAACAGAAGGAGACCGTACTGAACCGCCTCAATGATCTGTTCGGCCATTTTCCAGCCATGTTTTCCACCCAGTCCCAGACGGACATCGAGAAACTGGTCAACAACCACTGCCTGATTCTCCTGCACGACATCACACACTCCACCGTGCAGAACTTCGTGATGACGCTGCTGATGGCGCAGGCTTTCCTCTACCGGAAACTCACTTGCGGCCTGCAGGGCGAACTGACCAACCTTATCATATTCGACGAGGCATCCGGACTGTTCCGCCGGAAGGCCGAGGAGCAGGACCACGTCCCCTTCATTGCCGACCTGGTCCAGACCGCGCGCGGCTACGGAATCGGGCTGGTCGCCGCAAGCCAATACTCGACCGACCTCGCCCACAGCCTGCTGGCCAATGCGGGCACCCGCATGATGGTCGGCGGTTTCGGTCGAAAAGAGGATACCGACACCTTCCTGAACCTTCGAGGGTGCTCGAAAGAACAGCATCTTTATGTCAACAGAAATCCGGCACCCGGAAAGGCCTTCATTGCGGACAACCGATGGCCGCACAATGTGGAATGCAATATGACACTGCCCGATCTCCCTGATCCACCGAATGCCGCCGAACTGCAGGCGCGTATGCAGGCAGCCGCCGACCTTTTCAATATCAAACCGGAGAAAACCACTGCGGATCACCAACAAGATCCATCCCGAAACACTGAAACTGCACGCCCGAAAAAGAAACCTGAGGAGGACGCACAGACAGAATCCGTTGAAGTCCGACTTCTGAAACACATTTATGACGATCCGTTCGTAACGGTTGACCGGCGATCCGAGCAATTACGCATTCCCTCCGGAACCCTTCAGACCGAGATCAAGAGGCTCAAAAGAAAGGGACTGGTTGAAATCTATCCCGTCCATTCCAACAGCAGCGGAAGACCGCGCGACCTTTTCGAAATCCTAGATGATGGTTTAGACCTGATCGGAAAACCTCCGCATCCCCCCATGAGAGGCCGGGGCGGCTACCTGCACCGCTTCTACCAGCTGCAAGTGTCCCGCCATTATAAAAAACTCGGCTACCGCGTTGAAATCGAAGGAATGGCCGACAACAAAAACATCGATGTCATCGCCGAAAAGCCGGGCGAGGAATGCATCGCCATCGAAATCGAACTGCAGGGTAAATCAAATCCCGGCCACATCCGCGAAAACATCGCTACGGCACTGGCAGCAAAACGGATTACCCGCATCCTGTGCCTTGCCACCATCAAAAAAGAGGTTCAGCGCGTTGAACAAACTGTGACGAAACATGGGTTAACAGGAAAACCTATCTCGGTAGACCGGCTTTCAAATCACATGGAGGTTGATTAG